One genomic region from Natrinema caseinilyticum encodes:
- a CDS encoding GNAT family N-acetyltransferase, which yields MNVRSATAADFGPITAVARATWHDTYDELEADVIDRTVDNWYTDDSMPLEAPGTVVLVAEKDDDLVGFTHAVAQGEKADILRMYVHPDHQGEGVGSTLHERLIAELETYDVDRVRSIDFAFNDTSRAFYEGLGFEQTDEGEVEIDGEYYPEAVYTLEL from the coding sequence ATGAACGTTCGATCCGCAACAGCCGCCGATTTCGGGCCCATCACGGCTGTCGCCCGCGCCACCTGGCACGACACGTACGACGAACTCGAGGCCGACGTAATCGACCGGACCGTCGACAACTGGTACACGGACGACTCGATGCCCCTCGAGGCTCCCGGAACGGTGGTCCTCGTCGCGGAGAAAGACGACGACCTCGTCGGCTTCACCCACGCGGTCGCTCAGGGCGAGAAAGCGGACATCCTCCGCATGTACGTCCACCCGGATCACCAGGGAGAGGGAGTCGGCTCGACGCTCCACGAGCGACTGATCGCCGAACTCGAGACCTACGACGTCGACCGGGTCCGATCGATCGACTTCGCGTTCAACGACACCAGCCGCGCCTTCTACGAGGGACTCGGCTTCGAACAGACCGACGAGGGCGAAGTCGAAATCGACGGGGAGTATTACCCCGAGGCGGTCTACACGCTCGAGTTGTAA
- a CDS encoding GNAT family N-acetyltransferase, whose translation MEIRPATHDDRERIRAVARDTWHDTYDELDAETIDETIDEWYGDEALETALSKAGTAFLVAEVDGEIVGFSHGVVTAEEGDVLRLSVHPRHQKEGIGTALYERLREDLRDFNMKRMRAIDLASNEGGREFYETHGFEPTGEDDVEIGGQQRREVVYTLEL comes from the coding sequence ATGGAGATCAGACCTGCGACCCACGACGACCGCGAACGGATCAGGGCGGTCGCGCGCGACACCTGGCACGACACGTACGACGAACTGGACGCCGAGACCATCGACGAAACGATCGACGAGTGGTACGGGGACGAGGCGCTCGAAACGGCCCTGTCCAAGGCGGGCACCGCGTTTCTCGTCGCCGAGGTCGACGGCGAAATCGTCGGGTTCTCCCACGGCGTCGTCACGGCGGAGGAAGGCGACGTCCTGCGACTGTCGGTTCATCCGCGCCACCAGAAAGAGGGCATCGGAACCGCGCTGTACGAACGGCTCCGCGAAGACCTCCGCGACTTCAACATGAAACGGATGCGCGCGATCGATCTCGCATCGAACGAGGGCGGTCGGGAGTTCTACGAAACGCACGGCTTCGAGCCGACCGGCGAGGACGACGTCGAGATCGGCGGCCAGCAGCGCCGAGAAGTGGTCTACACGCTCGAACTGTGA
- the nrfD gene encoding NrfD/PsrC family molybdoenzyme membrane anchor subunit: MATKTPSEADILRPIGTTSRTYFLMVGIAGLALLAFLVGWAYQLEEGLVVTALGDWGSGGGATWGIYIGAFIWWVGIAHGGIILSAAVRLLGMDRYMPVARLAELLTISGLSAAGFYIIVHLGRPDRMVTSVIGHYHITVHNSPLVWDVTVITAYFVLTATYLGLTLRYDVSRLRDQLPDRLDPIYRIMTIGYTEKEDQVVERMVWWLALAIIIMAPLLLHGGVIPWLFAVLPNYPTWFGGVQGPQFLTIALTSAISGVIILSYAFRRAYNWDHIFTDDIFRGLLLWLGFFCLLFLWLQLQQNITGLFTAPVPLTIAALARATNPIYLTSMTLVFVTLSYIFAQAIRPTLFTKRRAILSGLAVLTATILEKVLFVVEGFLHPTFDIYAAVPGVYIPSLIELASITGTIGMVCLIFLTVAKIFPVVELHAIEHLRDEHEHE, encoded by the coding sequence ATGGCGACGAAAACGCCAAGCGAAGCCGACATTCTGCGGCCGATCGGAACGACCTCGAGAACGTACTTTCTGATGGTCGGGATAGCGGGGCTCGCGCTTCTCGCGTTCCTCGTCGGCTGGGCCTATCAACTCGAAGAGGGGCTGGTCGTCACCGCTCTCGGTGACTGGGGCAGCGGTGGCGGTGCCACGTGGGGAATCTACATCGGGGCGTTCATCTGGTGGGTCGGAATCGCCCACGGCGGGATCATCCTTTCGGCTGCGGTCCGGTTGCTCGGGATGGACCGGTACATGCCCGTCGCGCGTCTCGCCGAACTGTTGACCATCAGCGGCCTCTCCGCCGCGGGGTTCTACATCATCGTCCACCTCGGCCGGCCCGACCGGATGGTCACGAGCGTCATCGGCCACTACCACATCACGGTTCACAACTCGCCGCTGGTGTGGGACGTGACCGTCATCACGGCCTACTTCGTGCTGACGGCGACCTACCTCGGACTGACCCTCCGCTACGACGTGAGCCGGCTGCGCGATCAACTTCCGGATCGCCTCGATCCGATTTACCGGATAATGACGATCGGCTACACCGAAAAAGAAGACCAGGTCGTCGAACGGATGGTCTGGTGGCTCGCCCTCGCGATCATCATCATGGCCCCGCTCTTGCTCCACGGCGGCGTCATCCCGTGGCTGTTCGCCGTGTTGCCGAACTATCCGACCTGGTTCGGTGGCGTACAGGGACCGCAGTTCCTTACCATCGCGTTGACCTCCGCCATCAGCGGCGTGATCATCCTCTCGTACGCGTTCCGGCGCGCCTACAACTGGGACCACATCTTCACCGACGACATCTTCCGCGGACTCCTCCTCTGGCTCGGCTTCTTCTGTCTGCTGTTCCTGTGGCTGCAACTCCAGCAGAACATCACCGGCCTGTTCACGGCGCCGGTCCCGCTGACCATCGCGGCACTGGCCAGGGCCACGAATCCGATCTACCTCACGTCGATGACGCTGGTCTTCGTGACCCTCTCGTACATCTTCGCCCAGGCGATCCGGCCGACGCTGTTCACCAAGCGACGAGCCATCCTCTCGGGGCTTGCCGTCCTCACCGCGACGATCCTCGAGAAGGTCCTGTTCGTCGTCGAGGGGTTCCTCCACCCGACGTTCGACATCTACGCGGCGGTGCCGGGCGTCTACATCCCGAGTTTGATCGAGCTCGCCTCGATCACCGGGACGATCGGGATGGTCTGTCTGATCTTCCTCACCGTCGCCAAGATCTTCCCGGTCGTCGAACTCCACGCGATCGAACACCTGCGGGACGAACACGAACACGAGTAG
- a CDS encoding putative manganese transporter encodes MNEVLEVLLASLRDGYVQVSAFVAITVLAFGLLQYKTGGAVIGAIEDNERLQVLFGGVLGLTPGCGGAIVVMPLYVRGTVSFGTVVATLGATAGDSAFVILALAPEAALYAYAIAFAASVATGYLVDSVGLGVSRVDAAVARLSPAATPDGGTVVDGGVGPNPAHDYGGPAPTHAHAAGPDRRSRVLTPFSHLAHVAWWGTAIAGLFFGTIYLLRGGPEVALTLGVGFDGLFTVVGIVGAVLSLYLYAVGRHYVGEGTIARARDSFGSAYDALTHAAMETSFVTVWVLAAFLVYEYAVLFTGVNVATLAAAAGALAPIGGAAVGLIPGCGPQILLASVYAEGGLPFSALTANAIAQDGDALFPLLAVDARAALVATVYNFLPAVVVGVALNLLWGPVFGMAEFGFGVL; translated from the coding sequence GTGAACGAGGTTCTCGAGGTTCTCCTCGCGTCGCTCCGAGACGGCTACGTACAGGTCAGTGCGTTCGTCGCGATTACGGTCCTGGCGTTCGGACTGCTCCAGTACAAGACCGGCGGCGCCGTAATCGGCGCCATCGAAGACAACGAGCGACTGCAGGTGTTGTTCGGCGGCGTTCTCGGGTTGACCCCCGGGTGTGGCGGTGCGATCGTCGTCATGCCCCTGTACGTCCGCGGGACGGTCAGTTTCGGGACGGTCGTCGCGACGCTCGGTGCGACCGCTGGCGACTCGGCGTTCGTTATTCTCGCGCTCGCACCGGAGGCCGCGCTCTACGCGTACGCCATCGCCTTCGCCGCCTCGGTCGCGACCGGCTACCTCGTCGACTCGGTCGGCCTGGGCGTCTCCCGCGTCGACGCCGCAGTGGCGCGACTCTCGCCCGCCGCGACGCCCGACGGCGGCACCGTCGTCGACGGCGGCGTCGGACCGAATCCCGCCCACGATTACGGGGGGCCGGCGCCCACGCACGCCCACGCAGCGGGGCCGGATCGCCGCTCTCGAGTGCTCACCCCGTTCTCCCACCTCGCACACGTCGCGTGGTGGGGGACCGCTATCGCCGGCCTGTTCTTCGGGACGATCTACTTGCTCCGAGGCGGGCCCGAAGTCGCGCTCACGCTCGGCGTCGGCTTCGATGGCCTCTTTACGGTCGTCGGCATCGTCGGCGCGGTGCTCTCGTTGTACCTCTACGCCGTCGGCCGCCACTACGTCGGCGAAGGGACGATCGCCCGCGCTCGAGATTCGTTCGGGTCGGCCTACGACGCGCTCACGCACGCGGCGATGGAGACCAGTTTCGTCACCGTCTGGGTCCTCGCGGCCTTCCTCGTCTACGAATACGCCGTCCTCTTCACCGGGGTGAACGTCGCCACCCTCGCCGCGGCGGCGGGTGCGCTGGCGCCCATCGGCGGCGCGGCAGTCGGGTTGATCCCCGGCTGTGGCCCCCAGATCCTGCTGGCCAGCGTCTACGCCGAGGGTGGCCTCCCATTCTCCGCGCTGACCGCCAACGCGATCGCCCAGGACGGCGACGCGCTCTTTCCCCTCCTGGCGGTCGACGCCAGGGCCGCCCTCGTCGCGACGGTCTACAACTTCCTGCCCGCGGTCGTCGTCGGCGTCGCGCTCAACCTGCTGTGGGGACCCGTCTTCGGAATGGCCGAGTTCGGGTTCGGCGTGCTCTGA